A genome region from Micromonospora peucetia includes the following:
- a CDS encoding NAD(P)-dependent oxidoreductase, with protein sequence MGRIIVFGAGGRAGRAAVREAQGRGHQVTAVVRDPARHPDLASTDAVRVTSGDVTDADRVGVLAVGHDAAIHAAADLTAPPDVFFPAAARALTTGLASAGVGRLLVVGLASVLPTAGGDLLMDTAGYPQEYRSFYLGHAAGAEMLRHAGPELDWLVLSPAGDFDHAGTGTGRYRQAAADAASRISYADFAVALLDEIETPRHRQVHLGVEQG encoded by the coding sequence ATGGGCAGGATCATTGTCTTCGGGGCCGGCGGGCGGGCCGGTCGGGCGGCGGTACGGGAGGCACAGGGCCGGGGCCACCAGGTCACCGCGGTCGTCCGGGACCCGGCTCGGCATCCCGATCTGGCCTCGACCGACGCCGTGCGGGTGACCAGCGGAGACGTCACCGACGCCGACCGCGTCGGCGTACTGGCCGTCGGGCACGACGCCGCGATCCACGCCGCCGCCGACCTGACCGCGCCGCCGGACGTCTTCTTCCCCGCCGCCGCCCGGGCGCTGACCACCGGGCTGGCGTCGGCCGGGGTCGGCCGGCTGCTGGTCGTCGGGCTGGCCTCGGTGCTGCCGACCGCTGGCGGAGACCTGCTGATGGACACGGCGGGTTACCCACAGGAGTACCGCTCCTTCTACCTGGGCCACGCCGCCGGGGCGGAGATGCTGCGCCACGCCGGGCCGGAACTCGACTGGCTGGTGCTCAGCCCGGCCGGTGACTTCGACCACGCCGGCACCGGCACCGGCCGCTACCGGCAGGCGGCGGCCGACGCGGCGAGCCGGATCTCGTACGCCGACTTCGCCGTCGCGCTGCTGGACGAGATCGAGACGCCCCGGCACCGGCAGGTCCATCTCGGCGTGGAACAGGGCTGA
- the rocD gene encoding ornithine--oxo-acid transaminase gives MIDDMLRTPEAIRDAERWTAHNYHPLPVVISSAEGSWLTDVDGRRYLDCLAGYSALNFGHRHPTLIAAAHAQLDRLTLTSRAFNHDQFADFCRELAELCGKDLVLPMNTGAEAVETGIKVARKWGYQVKGVTPGQANIVVAEGNFHGRTTTIVSFSTDEDARADFGPYTPGFTVVPYGDLAALTAAIDENTVAVLIEPIQGEQGVVVPPEGYLPGVRRVCTEQNVLLIADEIQSGLGRTGDTFACDHEGVTPDMYLLGKALGGGIVPVSAVAANTDVLGVLRPGQHGSTFGGNPLACAVATEVVRLLATGEFQRRSVELGARLHAGLRSLVGRGLVAVRGRGLWAGLDIDPTLMSGREACERLAERGVLAKDTHGATIRLAPPLVITEEEIDHAVAQLAAVLAG, from the coding sequence GTGATCGACGACATGCTGCGGACGCCAGAGGCGATCCGCGACGCGGAGCGGTGGACCGCGCACAACTACCACCCGCTGCCGGTGGTCATCTCCTCCGCCGAGGGTTCCTGGCTGACCGACGTGGACGGCCGCCGCTACCTCGACTGCCTGGCCGGCTACTCGGCACTGAACTTCGGCCACCGGCACCCGACGCTGATCGCGGCAGCGCACGCCCAACTCGACCGGCTGACCCTCACCAGCCGGGCGTTCAACCACGACCAGTTCGCCGACTTCTGCCGGGAGCTGGCCGAGCTGTGCGGCAAGGACCTCGTGCTGCCGATGAACACCGGCGCCGAGGCGGTGGAGACCGGCATCAAGGTCGCCCGCAAGTGGGGCTACCAGGTCAAGGGCGTCACGCCGGGGCAGGCCAACATCGTGGTGGCCGAGGGAAACTTCCACGGCCGGACGACCACCATCGTCAGCTTCTCCACGGATGAGGACGCGCGGGCCGACTTCGGGCCGTACACCCCGGGGTTCACGGTCGTCCCCTACGGCGACCTGGCCGCGCTGACCGCCGCGATCGACGAGAACACCGTCGCGGTCCTGATCGAGCCGATCCAGGGCGAGCAGGGCGTCGTCGTGCCGCCGGAAGGCTACCTGCCGGGCGTACGCCGGGTCTGCACGGAGCAGAACGTGCTCCTCATCGCCGACGAGATCCAGTCCGGTCTGGGCCGGACCGGGGACACCTTCGCCTGCGACCACGAGGGCGTCACGCCCGACATGTACCTGCTGGGCAAGGCGCTCGGCGGCGGCATCGTGCCGGTCTCCGCAGTGGCCGCGAACACCGACGTGCTCGGCGTGCTCAGGCCCGGCCAGCACGGCTCCACCTTCGGTGGCAACCCGCTGGCCTGCGCCGTCGCGACCGAGGTGGTCCGGCTGCTGGCCACCGGCGAGTTCCAGCGCCGCTCGGTCGAGCTGGGCGCCCGGCTGCACGCCGGTCTGCGGTCGCTGGTCGGCAGGGGCCTCGTCGCGGTGCGGGGCCGGGGCCTGTGGGCCGGCCTCGACATCGACCCGACGCTGATGAGCGGCCGGGAGGCGTGCGAGCGGCTGGCCGAGCGCGGGGTGCTCGCCAAGGACACCCACGGCGCCACCATCCGGCTCGCCCCACCACTGGTGATCACCGAAGAGGAGATCGACCACGCGGTCGCCCAGCTCGCCGCCGTGCTGGCCGGCTGA
- a CDS encoding winged helix-turn-helix transcriptional regulator: MAAPLDPEMFDPVCPSDLSPVRFGDKWAGMIIRCLEAGPRRFSELRVPLRGITAKVLTRSLRTLERDGLVGRTVQAGPVRRVEYALTPLGRGLLGPMDVACEWTGRHWDELLDAREGVVPVSAAD; this comes from the coding sequence ATGGCCGCGCCGCTCGATCCGGAGATGTTCGACCCGGTCTGCCCGTCGGACCTGTCCCCGGTCCGGTTCGGCGACAAGTGGGCAGGCATGATCATCCGCTGCCTGGAGGCAGGTCCCCGGCGCTTCTCGGAGCTCCGTGTCCCGCTGCGCGGCATCACCGCGAAGGTGCTCACCCGGTCCCTGCGGACGTTGGAGCGGGACGGCCTGGTCGGGCGCACCGTCCAGGCCGGGCCGGTGCGGCGGGTCGAGTACGCGCTCACGCCGCTCGGGCGCGGCCTGCTCGGACCGATGGACGTGGCGTGCGAGTGGACCGGTCGGCACTGGGACGAGTTGCTCGACGCACGGGAGGGCGTGGTCCCGGTCTCCGCTGCGGACTGA
- the ddaH gene encoding dimethylargininase, translating into MDATSQHFLMCRPTYFAVDYAINPWMDPTAPVDADRAVRQWEQLRQTYRDLGHTVEEIAPVPGLPDMVFAANGGTVIDGKAMAVQFRDPQRADEAPAYHAWFEAAGFEMHDPKHVNEGEGDILLAGDFLLAGTGFRTAHASHAQLQEVFGYPVVTMQLVDPRFYHLDTALTVLDERTVAYLPEAFSPGSRAVLRRLFPDAVHATLADAEVFGLNAVSDGRHVVLPAQATGLAAKLRDRGYETIGVDLSELRKAGGGPKCCTLRLRQGKASK; encoded by the coding sequence ATGGACGCCACCAGCCAGCACTTTCTGATGTGCCGGCCGACGTACTTCGCCGTGGACTACGCGATCAACCCGTGGATGGACCCGACCGCGCCGGTCGACGCCGACCGCGCCGTCCGGCAGTGGGAGCAGCTGCGCCAGACCTACCGGGACCTGGGCCACACCGTCGAGGAGATCGCTCCGGTGCCCGGTCTGCCCGACATGGTGTTCGCCGCCAACGGCGGCACGGTGATCGACGGCAAGGCGATGGCCGTGCAGTTCCGCGACCCACAGCGCGCCGACGAGGCCCCCGCCTACCACGCCTGGTTCGAGGCCGCCGGCTTCGAGATGCACGACCCGAAGCACGTCAACGAGGGCGAGGGCGACATCCTGCTGGCCGGCGACTTCCTGCTGGCCGGCACCGGCTTCCGCACCGCGCACGCCTCGCACGCGCAGCTCCAGGAGGTCTTCGGCTACCCGGTGGTCACCATGCAGCTGGTCGACCCGCGCTTCTACCACCTGGACACCGCGCTCACCGTGCTCGACGAGCGGACGGTGGCATACCTGCCGGAGGCGTTCTCGCCCGGCAGCCGGGCCGTGCTGCGCCGGCTCTTCCCCGACGCCGTGCACGCCACCCTGGCCGACGCCGAGGTCTTCGGGCTGAACGCGGTCAGCGACGGCCGGCACGTGGTGCTGCCGGCGCAGGCCACCGGCCTCGCCGCGAAGCTGCGCGACCGGGGCTACGAGACGATCGGTGTCGACCTGTCCGAGCTGCGCAAGGCCGGCGGCGGGCCGAAGTGCTGCACGTTGCGACTCCGTCAGGGAAAGGCGAGCAAGTGA
- a CDS encoding DMT family transporter: MVKIPLLSRRSEPAPTDENLDGPDVPAGTGRDGTAQTDADRSGTPGRPVVTDRDAEQTTYRSSATSHVDGRNGAAERRAAERAAVARAATSRPTDDDSRRAPRITDNDPTVEQTPDGRTVDGDRDAAARVARADHDRVVDGNRTVAGDRTVAGDRAMDRSVDRDGDGVPDREEPPVAVGPKPRASMLATLGLVVGVAGALFVLTGALTGYGIGLGAAGAVLAVLGLMATRRRHIAGKTDALLGIMLGLGAVVLGVLAMTGQFDWPTTDGDWVQRFREWLDSQFVDRF, encoded by the coding sequence GTGGTCAAGATTCCTCTGCTGTCGCGCCGGTCGGAACCGGCGCCGACGGACGAGAACCTCGACGGGCCCGACGTTCCGGCCGGCACCGGCCGGGACGGCACGGCGCAGACCGACGCGGACCGGAGCGGCACGCCCGGCCGGCCGGTGGTGACGGACCGGGACGCCGAGCAGACGACCTACCGCAGCAGCGCCACGTCCCACGTGGACGGGCGGAACGGTGCCGCCGAGCGGCGGGCGGCCGAGCGGGCGGCCGTCGCGCGGGCCGCCACGTCCCGACCGACCGACGACGACTCCCGGCGCGCCCCCCGGATCACCGACAACGACCCCACCGTCGAACAGACGCCCGACGGGCGGACGGTCGACGGGGACCGGGACGCGGCGGCGCGGGTCGCGCGGGCGGACCATGACCGGGTCGTGGACGGGAACCGCACGGTGGCGGGAGACCGCACCGTGGCTGGGGACCGCGCCATGGACCGCTCCGTCGACCGGGACGGCGACGGCGTGCCCGACCGCGAGGAGCCGCCGGTGGCGGTCGGCCCGAAGCCCCGGGCCAGCATGCTCGCCACGCTCGGCCTGGTCGTCGGCGTGGCCGGGGCGCTCTTCGTGCTCACCGGCGCCCTCACCGGGTACGGCATCGGGCTCGGCGCGGCGGGCGCGGTGCTCGCGGTACTCGGCCTGATGGCCACCCGCCGCCGGCACATCGCTGGCAAGACCGACGCGCTGCTCGGCATCATGCTGGGCCTCGGCGCGGTGGTGCTCGGCGTGCTGGCGATGACCGGCCAGTTCGACTGGCCGACCACCGACGGCGACTGGGTGCAGCGGTTCCGGGAGTGGCTTGACTCACAGTTTGTGGACCGCTTCTAG